One genomic segment of Pongo abelii isolate AG06213 chromosome 13, NHGRI_mPonAbe1-v2.0_pri, whole genome shotgun sequence includes these proteins:
- the ARPC5L gene encoding actin-related protein 2/3 complex subunit 5-like protein isoform X3, with protein sequence MSPVAAPSQSSGEWPHPSGCEHKRDAAAESTWFYFYFLIVHHHCGERAQGVVLKVLTNFKSSEIEQAVQSLDRNGVDLLMKYIYKGFEKPTENSSAVLLQWHEKALAVGGLGSIIRVLTARKTV encoded by the exons ATGTCACCAGTGGCTGCACCTTCACAGAGTTCTGGGGAATGGCCCCACCCTTCTGGGTGTGAACACAAGAGGGACGCTGCAGCTGAATCaacctggttttatttttattttttaatagtccACCACCATTGTGGA GAGCGAGCCCAGGGCGTGGTGCTGAAAGTGCTCACAAACTTCAAGAGCAGCGAGATTGAGCAGGCTGTGCAGTCACTGGACAGAAACGGTGTTGACTTGTTAATGAAGTACATTTATAAAGGCTTTGAGAAGCCCACAGAAAATAGCAGCGCAGTGTTACTCCAGTGGCACGAAAAG GCCTTAGCAGTAGGAGGACTAGGCTCCATTATAAGAGTTCTCACAGCAagaaagactgtttaa